A genomic window from Tolypothrix sp. PCC 7910 includes:
- a CDS encoding type IV secretory system conjugative DNA transfer family protein encodes MYALYPHAVHQDYHIWNDAAALVTSAIGESLVAVKGLDWGLHDIYHYSLAILQGMREILSQSELGKTVDKFIFEDAAPETTASVIFNQMVTLMKQIRLPAAHQYHTPKERWLSLRSFLEEGEGVLVIAPDLESPSSSFPVMAAMLQRIIEFASVRENRKVIDTFVEIDEFPLLPRAPSFPMLPTFLRGKGVHLTAVAQTLTQIKTVWKDEADTIINNCGYVIALHTRCDETARWLTNVPGVQRTTDINASYSVGGSGASYNEQEQVVERTAYTTYDFKQGLPKSNPSIGLHYYLYCHEIGDYVRGHIPPEEVDRLQPPEDTTIPARMPTPASFLTIPSVSPEELLAVLSATRWDGVEQEFLGAATTAYERSLRQDIIAMLKSIVGNNIQQLKDILSQHTV; translated from the coding sequence GTGTATGCGTTATATCCGCACGCAGTGCACCAGGACTACCACATTTGGAATGATGCCGCTGCCTTAGTCACCAGTGCCATTGGTGAGTCGTTAGTGGCGGTTAAAGGTTTAGACTGGGGACTTCACGATATTTACCACTACAGTCTTGCGATACTGCAAGGAATGCGGGAGATTTTATCGCAGAGTGAGTTAGGCAAGACGGTAGACAAATTTATCTTTGAAGACGCAGCGCCTGAAACGACGGCCAGTGTCATCTTTAACCAGATGGTCACACTCATGAAGCAGATACGGCTTCCGGCGGCACATCAATACCACACGCCAAAAGAACGGTGGCTGTCGCTACGCTCGTTTCTCGAAGAAGGTGAAGGGGTACTCGTCATTGCACCCGATCTTGAGTCGCCAAGCAGCTCTTTCCCCGTGATGGCGGCAATGCTGCAACGGATCATTGAGTTTGCCAGTGTCCGCGAAAACCGCAAGGTAATTGATACGTTCGTCGAGATCGATGAGTTTCCGCTCCTTCCCCGCGCGCCATCGTTTCCAATGCTGCCTACGTTTTTACGTGGCAAAGGAGTACACCTTACCGCAGTGGCACAAACGCTTACCCAAATTAAAACAGTCTGGAAGGATGAAGCCGACACCATTATCAATAATTGTGGCTATGTGATTGCGTTGCACACTCGCTGTGATGAGACGGCACGCTGGTTAACTAACGTGCCTGGGGTACAGCGAACGACTGACATTAACGCCTCCTATTCAGTAGGAGGAAGTGGTGCTTCCTACAACGAACAAGAGCAGGTCGTCGAGCGGACTGCCTATACCACCTATGACTTTAAACAAGGACTGCCAAAAAGTAACCCTTCGATTGGGCTTCACTACTACTTGTACTGTCACGAGATTGGCGACTATGTACGCGGGCACATCCCCCCTGAGGAGGTAGACCGCTTACAGCCACCTGAAGATACAACGATTCCTGCACGAATGCCCACCCCTGCGTCATTCTTGACGATTCCTTCTGTGTCACCTGAAGAGTTGCTAGCAGTATTGTCTGCCACCCGCTGGGATGGCGTTGAGCAGGAGTTCCTGGGGGCGGCAACGACTGCCTATGAACGCTCGCTACGGCAAGACATCATCGCCATGCTGAAGTCAATCGTAGGCAACAATATCCAACAACTTAAAGACATCCTCTCACAGCACACCGTATGA
- the mobF gene encoding MobF family relaxase codes for MVLSVSIGSHGSAAAAYYATQDALYEITEQEQDAATLTNATKRTACGYYFGRGAAALGIEGDKIYPNDTQFATLMQGKTPDKSAFLRKGVGTVRKYTNKATGEVRHHSSLSHYDLTFSAPKEVSLLMAVSPDQETRDRFYQYHINAVHTALHYIESQCITRVGSAGKDTAHVDVIVAVFHHTTSRANDPQLHTHAILINGGLRSDGVWGALDSKMLLKKDAPVRLIAGQLYQNTLRTQLEQAETLTTYDRPFSEGKGVSFGIEGITPAQRDAFSSRHQQIVEGLTSSDSGKEVQITAVTTRPPKDHKIVGEALLNEWQHRAQAVDLSWERIVSSTPRVEQSERMSAQHTRAATTTSQRHTPKVVATTSFQTPTFTTPPTPTPNSTHAPSQHLNPTSSAREISPLHRTMATYLQQYQPRGGFTRSHIVFAAIQSPKVAINTALKAAQTFEAKYTRPTRHAGILRLSRVGHRLVNWQSIKEKLVSFGHTLLHYRNTIRWAALYATGRITRKQYLLGREHHHIARLRYERKITHTTYQRYLEALRRDRNIPRSIFIIRAKQATGAMPKKRADYWVKYAQSLKGKTRPQPLTKKERRELLAIKPNWGWTPKITSPSQKISKKEDRARLRLY; via the coding sequence ATGGTACTAAGCGTCAGTATCGGAAGTCATGGCTCTGCGGCGGCTGCCTACTACGCAACGCAGGATGCGCTCTACGAAATTACAGAACAAGAACAAGATGCGGCAACACTCACCAATGCTACAAAACGCACCGCCTGTGGATACTACTTCGGTCGCGGAGCAGCTGCTTTAGGAATTGAAGGGGACAAAATTTACCCCAATGACACACAGTTTGCCACCTTAATGCAGGGAAAAACCCCTGATAAAAGCGCCTTTCTACGAAAGGGCGTAGGGACGGTGCGAAAGTATACAAATAAAGCCACCGGAGAAGTTCGTCACCACTCTTCCCTAAGCCACTATGACCTCACCTTTTCTGCACCAAAGGAAGTGTCACTTTTAATGGCAGTCAGTCCCGATCAAGAAACTCGCGATCGCTTCTACCAGTACCATATCAACGCCGTACACACCGCCCTGCACTATATTGAGTCACAGTGTATCACTCGTGTTGGCAGTGCAGGGAAAGACACCGCTCACGTAGACGTGATTGTGGCGGTATTTCACCACACGACTAGCCGCGCCAATGATCCCCAGCTTCATACCCACGCCATCCTCATCAATGGCGGCCTCCGCAGTGATGGGGTGTGGGGTGCATTAGATTCTAAAATGCTGCTGAAAAAAGATGCCCCCGTGCGCTTAATCGCAGGGCAACTTTACCAAAACACCTTACGCACCCAGCTTGAGCAGGCGGAAACGCTTACTACCTACGATCGCCCGTTTAGTGAGGGAAAAGGCGTAAGCTTTGGCATTGAAGGAATTACCCCTGCTCAACGAGATGCCTTTTCTTCACGGCATCAACAGATTGTTGAAGGCTTAACGTCAAGCGATTCAGGAAAAGAAGTACAAATCACTGCCGTTACCACTCGCCCGCCGAAAGACCACAAGATTGTAGGAGAGGCATTACTCAACGAGTGGCAACACCGCGCCCAGGCAGTGGATCTCTCTTGGGAACGGATTGTCTCTTCCACGCCACGTGTTGAGCAGAGTGAACGCATGTCTGCACAGCATACCCGTGCCGCAACGACGACTTCCCAACGGCATACGCCTAAAGTAGTAGCTACTACATCATTTCAAACGCCTACATTCACTACACCACCTACGCCTACGCCCAACTCAACGCACGCACCGTCTCAACACCTCAACCCTACGTCATCTGCCCGCGAAATTTCGCCGCTTCATCGCACAATGGCTACCTACCTTCAGCAGTACCAACCACGCGGCGGCTTTACTCGTTCACATATCGTGTTTGCCGCAATTCAATCACCAAAAGTAGCTATAAATACAGCACTAAAGGCAGCTCAGACCTTTGAGGCGAAGTACACTCGCCCTACCCGCCACGCAGGAATACTGCGTCTTAGTCGAGTGGGCCACCGCCTTGTTAATTGGCAATCGATTAAAGAAAAACTGGTTTCGTTTGGGCATACGCTCCTTCACTACCGTAATACCATCCGCTGGGCAGCACTGTATGCCACAGGGCGCATTACCCGTAAGCAATATCTTTTAGGACGTGAACATCACCATATTGCACGGCTTCGCTACGAGCGAAAAATCACGCACACAACGTATCAACGATACCTAGAAGCATTACGAAGGGATCGCAACATTCCACGAAGTATCTTTATCATCAGGGCAAAACAAGCAACGGGCGCAATGCCGAAAAAACGGGCAGACTACTGGGTAAAGTATGCACAATCGCTCAAAGGAAAGACTCGTCCACAACCGCTCACCAAAAAAGAACGTAGAGAGCTTCTTGCCATAAAACCTAACTGGGGATGGACACCAAAGATAACATCACCATCACAGAAGATATCGAAGAAAGAAGATCGTGCTCGCCTACGTCTCTACTAA
- a CDS encoding antirestriction protein ArdA: MNNSYDKCKDKFKPKIYIACLAAYNAGYLHGEWVDATLDVEEIQGEINEMLASSPIANAEEWAIHDYDDFGNVSLGEYPSLSRVVDTACFIAQHGTLGIELLTHYDEVAEAEKALDEYYLGVYASVEDYAQELTEDTTKIPEHLQYYIDYEAMARDMELNGDIFTIETGYKKVHIFLNF; the protein is encoded by the coding sequence ATGAATAATTCTTATGATAAATGCAAGGATAAGTTTAAGCCAAAAATATATATAGCTTGTTTAGCCGCCTATAATGCGGGGTATCTGCATGGTGAGTGGGTTGATGCCACCCTCGATGTTGAAGAAATTCAAGGTGAAATTAATGAGATGCTCGCCTCTTCTCCTATAGCCAATGCAGAGGAATGGGCGATACATGATTATGATGATTTCGGTAATGTCTCATTAGGTGAATATCCAAGCCTTTCAAGAGTAGTTGATACTGCCTGTTTTATTGCACAGCATGGTACTTTAGGCATTGAGTTACTTACTCATTATGATGAGGTGGCAGAAGCCGAAAAAGCACTCGATGAGTATTACCTAGGAGTATATGCAAGTGTCGAAGACTATGCACAAGAACTTACTGAAGACACCACGAAGATACCGGAGCATTTACAATACTATATCGATTATGAAGCGATGGCGCGAGATATGGAATTAAACGGTGATATCTTCACTATAGAAACAGGCTACAAAAAAGTGCATATATTCTTGAATTTTTAA
- a CDS encoding helix-turn-helix transcriptional regulator: protein MEFIKKIRMKLGLNYYQSQKLLGFSSSRGYIDFENSKRAVNLEKLIKLWRVSAMDGNDFLAMIEKEVSAKDATRKKPSSLAQKSYDL, encoded by the coding sequence ATGGAATTTATTAAAAAAATTAGGATGAAATTAGGCTTAAATTACTACCAATCACAAAAGCTTTTAGGGTTTAGTAGTAGCAGAGGTTACATTGATTTTGAAAACTCAAAACGCGCCGTTAACCTTGAAAAGTTAATAAAGCTTTGGCGCGTATCGGCAATGGATGGAAATGATTTTTTAGCTATGATTGAAAAAGAAGTTTCCGCCAAGGATGCAACGAGAAAAAAACCTTCATCGCTCGCACAAAAGTCTTATGATTTGTAG
- a CDS encoding DUF3854 domain-containing protein yields MSAHAPLSVASSVDSTAPPTSFSTFDDFKAFIRELCCEKSGIDPILFEACVEFHEALEVTAGHDAVTPIHEELGWELRRFRHSLDNAPLYAAFFRNEDGSLWQAIVSIWDEEKERPYRYSAPKENGDRLFLPPIPSTIRQKISDLYGIEVPLEGSFWEWARSAPIPRLLTEGAKKSLAALSEGYLTLALYGCTCGVSTSRYGNRVAPYLKPDIHVFAFEKSQWLFAFDRDQKPSAIKAVALGKRRLTSALRDLHCLVDDIVWTPTEGKGIDDVIVGGGSALFDAMYQRALQRLEHAFTSPYAEKATRIPKPDIFATSIAEDYTGKLLWNDAHKTWMWYELHQKGVWSAVNDHYIDTQIQRLLQARGIRGYGSDAYIVNIRKFLSRELVTFDWDEREGILPFVDGIVVIATGDFAPHSPENRLTWCLPRKYHTPLVADWGEIRAWLKEGWPHPTDQELLLCFAAAVVRGRYDLQKFLYMVGTGGSGKGTYTRLLQEVLGERNTWAGKIEQLADKNDCARLINKKLAVFADQDKVTSGLQFFKNLTGQDELTAKRLYKDGFNFIFKGLALITANAPALLGAGSWMKRRALVVNCTHQPTHEKNLDALFAPELAAFTRYLLSISNDRINQVLRDDRPSSGEVTVSFWEMAQRQDSIAAWIDECLVFEEGAFTQGGNNKDEWSTPPYDPQSSTLFGSYHHFCRKTGLQGKSLNNFAPELEEMCQKVLGKKFVRRIRSSTRRGFYGIRLRREGEPRLYDTLLPFPDNPSDSFSDDLQPLSGKESDDHDDLFQEKISDNTQQDVDSIVQEPPTEDSAIPLDSQETIGEGRHSCHDEASTLDAVSVMASDDLSPCEVSPTPTTTPPCSSSWLRELTTGTRIRFQHEEVQGWRNGVLQEIVFESGFFVKVVVKANFKKRGEWRERTYTVAREDWLQPRR; encoded by the coding sequence ATGTCCGCCCATGCGCCCCTATCTGTTGCATCGTCTGTGGATTCCACTGCACCACCTACGAGCTTCTCAACCTTTGACGACTTTAAGGCATTTATTCGTGAGCTATGCTGTGAAAAAAGCGGGATTGACCCTATCCTTTTTGAGGCATGTGTGGAATTTCATGAAGCACTTGAGGTCACCGCAGGGCATGATGCTGTCACGCCCATTCACGAAGAATTAGGCTGGGAGCTTCGCCGCTTTCGGCATTCCTTAGACAATGCACCGCTTTACGCCGCCTTTTTCCGCAATGAAGATGGGTCGCTGTGGCAGGCAATCGTCAGCATCTGGGATGAAGAAAAAGAGCGCCCGTATCGCTATAGTGCGCCTAAGGAAAACGGCGATCGCCTGTTTTTACCTCCTATCCCTTCCACAATTCGGCAGAAGATAAGCGATCTCTATGGGATTGAGGTGCCGCTTGAGGGAAGCTTTTGGGAATGGGCACGCTCTGCCCCCATTCCCCGACTGCTCACCGAAGGAGCCAAAAAAAGTTTAGCGGCGCTCTCAGAAGGGTATCTTACCCTTGCCTTATATGGCTGTACCTGTGGGGTAAGTACCTCTCGTTACGGCAACCGTGTAGCTCCCTACCTTAAACCAGATATTCACGTTTTTGCCTTTGAGAAAAGTCAATGGCTCTTTGCCTTTGACCGCGATCAAAAACCAAGTGCCATTAAAGCCGTTGCCCTTGGAAAGCGGCGGTTAACCAGTGCGTTACGCGACTTACACTGCCTCGTAGACGATATTGTATGGACACCCACTGAAGGAAAAGGCATTGATGATGTTATCGTTGGCGGTGGTAGTGCACTTTTTGATGCGATGTACCAGCGGGCGTTGCAACGCCTTGAGCACGCATTTACCAGTCCCTACGCTGAAAAAGCTACACGCATTCCTAAACCAGACATCTTTGCTACTTCGATTGCCGAAGACTATACGGGAAAGCTCTTGTGGAATGACGCGCATAAAACTTGGATGTGGTACGAGCTACACCAAAAAGGCGTATGGAGTGCCGTCAATGACCATTACATCGACACACAGATTCAGCGTCTCCTTCAAGCACGCGGTATTAGAGGCTATGGCAGCGATGCCTATATTGTCAACATTCGTAAATTCTTAAGCCGAGAGCTTGTCACCTTTGACTGGGATGAGCGCGAAGGAATCCTGCCCTTTGTTGATGGCATTGTCGTGATTGCTACAGGAGATTTTGCGCCACACTCGCCAGAGAATCGGCTCACGTGGTGTTTACCACGAAAGTACCATACGCCACTGGTTGCTGATTGGGGAGAGATTCGAGCGTGGCTCAAAGAGGGGTGGCCCCACCCTACAGATCAAGAGTTACTGCTCTGCTTTGCGGCAGCAGTAGTGCGGGGGCGCTACGATTTACAGAAGTTTTTGTACATGGTCGGCACAGGCGGCAGTGGCAAAGGCACCTACACGCGTCTATTACAGGAAGTCTTAGGCGAGCGTAACACCTGGGCTGGAAAGATTGAGCAGCTCGCTGATAAAAATGATTGTGCACGGCTTATCAATAAAAAATTAGCCGTCTTTGCTGACCAAGATAAGGTGACCAGTGGCTTACAGTTTTTTAAGAACTTAACGGGGCAAGATGAGCTAACCGCCAAGCGGCTTTACAAAGATGGGTTTAACTTCATCTTTAAAGGATTAGCCTTAATTACGGCTAATGCGCCAGCATTGTTGGGGGCTGGAAGCTGGATGAAGCGTCGCGCGTTAGTCGTCAACTGTACCCACCAGCCAACCCACGAGAAAAATCTTGATGCACTTTTTGCCCCAGAACTTGCGGCGTTTACCCGCTACCTGTTAAGCATCTCCAACGATCGCATTAACCAGGTGCTTCGTGATGATCGTCCCAGTAGCGGGGAAGTCACCGTTTCATTTTGGGAGATGGCACAACGCCAAGATTCTATCGCTGCCTGGATTGATGAGTGTCTTGTCTTTGAAGAGGGGGCGTTTACTCAAGGAGGCAATAACAAGGATGAGTGGTCAACGCCTCCCTATGACCCCCAGAGTAGTACGCTCTTTGGCTCCTACCACCATTTCTGTCGCAAGACAGGACTACAAGGTAAAAGCCTCAATAACTTTGCTCCTGAGCTAGAAGAGATGTGCCAGAAGGTGTTAGGGAAAAAGTTTGTCCGCCGCATTCGCAGCAGCACCCGCCGTGGCTTTTACGGCATTCGCCTACGACGTGAAGGGGAGCCACGACTGTATGACACCCTACTGCCGTTTCCTGACAACCCCAGTGACAGCTTCAGTGACGACCTACAACCCTTATCTGGTAAGGAGAGTGACGACCATGACGACCTTTTTCAAGAAAAAATATCAGACAATACTCAACAAGACGTAGATAGCATCGTTCAAGAGCCGCCTACAGAAGACAGTGCCATTCCACTAGATTCTCAAGAAACAATAGGAGAAGGTCGTCATAGTTGTCATGATGAAGCCTCAACCCTTGATGCCGTAAGCGTTATGGCGAGTGACGACCTTTCACCGTGTGAGGTGTCACCTACACCTACGACTACCCCACCGTGTTCTTCTTCCTGGCTCCGTGAACTTACCACTGGCACACGGATACGGTTTCAGCATGAGGAAGTGCAAGGCTGGCGTAACGGGGTGCTTCAGGAGATAGTCTTTGAGTCTGGGTTTTTTGTAAAAGTAGTAGTGAAGGCTAATTTTAAGAAACGAGGCGAGTGGAGAGAACGTACCTACACCGTGGCACGGGAGGATTGGCTACAGCCTCGCAGATGA